A window from Saccharomyces eubayanus strain FM1318 chromosome XIV, whole genome shotgun sequence encodes these proteins:
- the SEC21 gene encoding coatomer subunit gamma codes for MSAHTYKKFENSSSGDLPDKMTIYQDCMNTFNESPVNSKRCRLLISRLLRLLAQGETFPQNEATALFFSISKLFQHQNDSLRQAVYLAIKELSGISEDVLMATSSIMKDVQNGSDLIKPDAIRSLTYVLDESTAFSAERLLKSAVVSRHPSISSAALCTSYHLLPISEVTVKRFTNETQEAVLDLKQFPNQHAGNEYYPNSTYISQYHALGLLYQLKKTDKMALLKLVRHFSENNSMKNQLAKVELVKIVNDLICRDPQLFNQFRPLLSDWLSNKFESVQLETAKSITSFAIRNSRLVAPELYAAAITALQSLLTVPRVSSRFAALRVLNRISMVSPEKIVVCNPELESLINDPNRNISTYAITTLLKTGTSKNISSLISTITNFIHDVSDDFKIIIIDAVRTLSLNFPQEWKSVLNFLIDVLKNSEGGFKFKNSIVEALIDIVSFVPQSKEVALENLCDFIEDCEFNEILVRILHLLGKEGPSAPNPSLYVRHIYNRVVLENSIIRSAAVVALSKFALTKNDPTLYESIISLLKRIANDKDDEVRDRATIALEFIDSARNKQDVVAQNLIESKYYYDIPSLENKLNAYISSNNDSFATAFDVKQVRKFTEDEMKAINLKRKQEQIFNQKSETTSDDIPEADGAASEKRADAKSFTGPNLDDHQEDLLATKYADELLSIEQIKPFGQLVNSSRAISLTEPEAEFVVSGIKHLFKDNVVFQFNIKNTLTDIALDNVAVVCSPENSDEAVLEELFTLQVDRLLPSEEAACYVAFNKSDEIVMEGFLNNLTFTTKEINSDTNEPFEGDEGFQDEYEIDSIFLSAGDYVKSSFTGNFSATFDELPAEEIAVFNIQEDLSIQEVVDKIILNSSCLPVESTQFAPSDSNSHVLKLYGKSALTGSKVALQIKMIKSSKGLALKVHGKGEDSLLCSDLVNSLM; via the coding sequence ATGTCTGCACATACGTACAAAAAGTTCGAAAACTCGAGCTCTGGCGATTTGCCGGATAAAATGACCATCTATCAGGATTGTATGAACACGTTTAATGAATCACCTGTAAATTCTAAGAGATGTCGTTTGCTGATTTCACGTTTACTAAGACTGTTGGCTCAAGGCGAAACCTTCCCCCAAAATGAAGCTACCGCACTGTTTTTCTCCATCTCCAAATTGTTTCAACACCAAAACGATTCTTTGAGGCAAGCTGTTTACTTGGCAATTAAGGAATTGAGTGGAATTTCAGAGGACGTTTTGATGGCCACTTCTTCGATCATGAAGGACGTTCAGAATGGTTCGGATTTGATCAAACCTGATGCTATCAGATCATTGACTTATGTCTTGGATGAGTCTACCGCTTTTTCAGCCGAAAGATTACTGAAAAGTGCCGTGGTTAGTAGACAcccttcaatttcttcgGCAGCACTATGTACTTCTTACCATCTGTTACCGATTTCAGAAGTCACTGTCAAGAGATTTACGAACGAAACTCAAGAAGCTGTCCTGGATTTGAAGCAGTTCCCAAATCAACATGCTGGCAACGAATATTACCCAAACTCTACTTATATCTCCCAGTATCATGCCCTTGGGTTACTTtaccaattgaagaaaactgaTAAGATGGCATTACTGAAATTGGTTAGACACTTCTCTGAAAACAACTCCATGAAGAATCAGCTGGCCAAAGTAGAACTAGTCAAGATTGTTAACGATTTGATTTGTAGAGATCCTCAATTATTCAATCAATTTAGACCACTGTTATCTGACTGGCTTTCCAACAAATTCGAATCTGTTCAGTTGGAAACAGCAAAATCAATCACCTCATTTGCTATCCGCAATTCGCGCTTAGTCGCTCCAGAACTATATGCAGCTGCCATTACTGCTTTGCAATCTTTATTGACTGTCCCTCGCGTCTCTTCTAGATTTGCTGCATTGAGAGTTTTAAATAGAATCTCTATGGTTTCACCTGAAAAGATTGTCGTTTGTAACCCTGAATTAGAATCTTTAATCAACGATCCTAATAGAAACATTTCGACCTATGCAATTACCactttattgaaaacgGGTACTTCCAAGAATAtatcttctttgatttccaCCATTACTAATTTCATTCACGATGTTAGTGATGACTTTAAGATCATTATCATTGACGCTGTTCGCACCTTATCGCTAAACTTCCCACAAGAATGGAAATCTGTCTTAAATTTCTTAATCGACGTTTTAAAAAATAGTGAAGGTGgattcaaattcaaaaacagtaTCGTTGAAGCAttgattgatattgtttcATTTGTTCCACAATCTAAAGAAGTTGCCTTAGAAAACTTGTGTGACTTCATTGAAGATTGTGAGTTCAACGAAATACTTGTAAGAATATTACATCTATTGGGTAAAGAAGGTCCATCAGCTCCAAATCCATCGTTATATGTTAGACATATTTATAACAGAGTAGTATTGGAGAATTCTATCATTAGATCCGCTGCTGTGGTAGCTTTATCCAAATTTGCTCTAACAAAGAACGATCCTACTTTATATGAATCAATCATAAGTTTATTGAAGAGAATCGCtaatgataaagatgatgaagttaGGGACAGAGCTACTATTGCTCTCGAATTCATCGATTCTGCTAGAAATAAACAAGATGTTGTGGCACAAAATCTAATTGAATCCAAATATTATTACGATATTCCATCattagaaaacaaactgAACGCTTATATTTCCTCCAATAATGATTCGTTTGCTACTGCGTTTGACGTTAAGCAAGTTCGTAAGTTTACCGAGGACGAAATGAAGGCAATAaatctgaaaagaaagcaagaACAAATCTTCAACCAAAAATCAGAAACAACCTCGGATGATATACCAGAAGCCGACGGTGCTGCTTCGGAAAAAAGAGCAGATGCCAAGTCCTTCACTGGTCCAAACTTGGATGACCACCAGGAAGATTTATTAGCTACGAAGTATGCTGACGAATTGTTATCCATTGAACAAATTAAACCATTCGGTCAATTAGTAAATAGTTCCAGGGCTATCTCATTGACTGAGCCAGAAGCTGAATTCGTGGTAAGTGGTATCAAACACCTATTCAAAGATAACGttgttttccaattcaatatcaaaaacacTTTAACAGATATTGCCCTGGATAatgttgctgttgtttgCTCTCCAGAAAATTCTGATGAAGCTGTACTAGAAGAATTATTTACTTTACAAGTAGACAGGCTACTACCATCCGAAGAAGCAGCATGCTACGTTGCATTTAATAAATCTGATGAAATTGTAATGGAGGGTTTCCTAAACAACCTAACATTCACAACGAAGGAAATAAATTCTGATACTAATGAACCATTTGAAGGTGATGAAGGTTTCCAGGATGAGTACGAAATCGAttctattttcttgagTGCTGGTGATTATGTTAAGAGTTCTTTCACAGGTAATTTCTCTGCTACATTTGATGAATTACCGgctgaagaaattgctgtTTTTAATATCCAAGAAGACTTGTCCATACAAGAAGTTGTTGACAAGATTATCCTAAACAGTAGCTGCTTGCCAGTGGAAAGTACTCAATTTGCTCCAAGCGACTCAAATTCCCATGTCTTAAAATTATATGGTAAGAGTGCTTTAACTGGCTCCAAAGTGGCACTACAAATCAAGATGATTAAGAGCTCGAAAGGCCTTGCTTTGAAAGTTCATGGTAAGGGTGAAGACAGCTTGTTGTGTTCTGATCTAGTAAATAGCTTGATGTAG
- the CUS2 gene encoding U2 snRNP complex subunit CUS2 yields MDADELELKKNLRILKKEELLKRKLSKGSNDRKRDVAYKNNSKTSSIYISDLPTERITKEELTEQFSKYGVIRMNRDGKPHCKLYVNDKGIPKGDALIIYSKEESVTLAIEMMNESNFLGKKIKVERAQFDDRESINIDNKENSTKAPGESERPVKRLKPTNFKDDGETVDYNDDESLAKADRTVVLANVFDIYKQYTQDDINDIKEDLLDGFQEIGQVDNLSVSTDKGKATVVFKRSKDALECCKTMNGRYFDGQKLLTFMLGDDYASEINRESEASDVEDDLIEIGER; encoded by the coding sequence ATGGATGCTGACGAATtagaattaaaaaaaaacttaagaattttaaaaaaggaGGAGCTGCTTAAAAGGAAGCTATCAAAAGGGAGTAATGACCGAAAGAGAGACGTCGCATACAAGAACAATTCCAAGACTAGCtcaatatatatatcagaTCTTCCCACGGAAAGGAtaacaaaagaggaacTGACGGAACAGTTTTCCAAGTATGGAGTAATAAGAATGAATCGGGATGGTAAACCCCATTGCAAGCTATATGTGAACGATAAAGGTATTCCCAAAGGAGATGCTTTGATTATTTACTCTAAAGAAGAGAGTGTCACATTAGCAATTGAAATGATGAATGAGTCGAATTTCTtgggaaagaaaatcaagGTAGAGAGAGCCCAATTCGATGACAGAGAGAGTATCAATATAGACAACAAGGAAAATAGTACCAAAGCGCCGGGCGAATCAGAACGACCAGTAAAAAGACTGAAACCAACTAACTTCAAAGATGATGGGGAGACTGTAGACTataatgacgatgaaaGCCTGGCCAAAGCTGACCGAACTGTGGTACTTGCCAATGTGTTCGATATTTATAAACAGTACACACAAGACGACATCAATGACATAAAAGAAGATCTGTTGGATGGTTTTCAGGAAATTGGCCAAGTGGACAACCTTTCTGTATCTACCGATAAAGGAAAGGCAACTGTTGTTTTCAAGAGAAGTAAAGATGCCCTAGAATGTTGTAAAACCATGAATGGACGTTATTTTGACGGCCAAAAGTTACTTACATTCATGTTAGGAGACGATTATGCTTCAGAAATCAATCGCGAGAGTGAAGCAAGTGATGTGGAAGATGATTTGATAGAGATTGGCGAGAGATAA
- the MRPL10 gene encoding mitochondrial 54S ribosomal protein uL15m — MLAKSATKDILFRGLFKXPVSTFQVCRYVSLLGQLKPSDGSTKSFKRLGRGPSSGLGKTSGRGQKGQKARGKVKSWFEGGQTPIYKLFPKVGFTNANAKPLKELNLERIQWFHDKNRLNLQPGEILDINKMRKIGLVTGPIKNGIKILASGKFHYSLPISIEASRASAKAIEAIERAGGKFTARYYTPLGLRAHLNPEWFLKKRGRLPLQARPTKRKDIDYYGKEEKRGYLIMEKDKLLKDIENAQKNGSRHFLRQNVKKSSLELELEKLSSDHESVPVISRSKVMNVKDLEQ, encoded by the coding sequence ATGTTGGCTAAATCAGCGACCAAAGATATTTTGTTCCGAGGCTTATTCAAATYGCCGGTATCGACGTTTCAAGTTTGTCGTTACGTCTCTCTCTTGGGACAATTAAAGCCATCAGATGGCTCTaccaaatctttcaaaagactGGGTCGTGGTCCCTCTAGTGGTTTGGGTAAAACATCAGGGCGTGGTCAAAAGGGTCAAAAGGCACGTGGTAAAGTGAAATCGTGGTTTGAAGGTGGTCAGACTCCAATTTATAAACTATTCCCTAAAGTTGGGTTTACCAATGCGAATGCCAAACCGTTGAAGGAACTAAACCTGGAACGTATTCAATGGTTTCATGATAAAAACAGACTGAATTTACAACCAGGTGAGATTTTAGATATAAATAAGATGAGGAAAATTGGCTTGGTCACTGGGCCTATCAAAAACGGTATTAAAATTCTAGCGAgtggaaaatttcattACAGTCTACCAATTTCTATAGAGGCTTCGAGAGCATCCGCAAAGGCTATTGAGGCCATTGAAAGAGCGGGAGGTAAATTCACAGCACGATACTACACACCGTTGGGTTTAAGGGCACACCTTAATCCAGAAtggtttttaaaaaaaagaggaaggCTGCCTCTACAAGCAAGACCcactaaaagaaaagatattgaTTATTACGgtaaagaagagaaaagaggTTATCTAATAATGGAAAAAGAcaaacttttgaaagatatcGAGAATGCTCAAAAGAATGGTTCAAGACATTTCTTGAGACAGAACGTAAAAAAGAGTTCTTTAGAACTTGAACTAGAGAAATTGTCTTCAGATCATGAATCCGTGCCTGTCATATCTAGATCTAAAGTCATGAATGTCAAAGATCTGGAGCAGTAG
- a CDS encoding gag protein — protein MESQRSSYNLNGYYGNARASVTSKEVQNNPDPLDTPASTIPDSDKDSTNVNPHSSATPDTSAVPGNHHHASPHFTPVPFPHYVPYSQYYMMPPNHATASGWQYYGHPSMMPYPPYPTPSVYFPSDAPTLLPHSPSSLRSPLSEKLPESDKKLPESDKKSEQRHTMTSAKPSIYENVRPPPILTSKNDFQNWVKFYIKFLQNSNLGDILPTENGKASRQMTYQEHTFMYNTFQMFAPYQFLPTWVKDILTTDYTDILKILSKSIEKSKDENQDLHDLNAITNLKYDGSIPADQFESVVTNLIERLNKNGHNITEKLGCALIRQGLSGKYESLRLGHRYQRNTTIAELLLDIEDIYTAQQELKISRHNAPRPYSDNKNTTRTYPTSNDARVVTRNSKTTNQKPRTARVRDVATTNSFRDHSSNTKQTYDNSSRANDASFDTLNLFIISSLVSCNN, from the coding sequence atggaatcccaaagatcatcatacaatttaaatggttattatGGTAACGCTCGTGCTTCGGTTACTTCTAAGGAAGTCCAAAACAATCCAGATCCGTTAGACACTCCAGCTTCCACAATTCCTGATTCTGATAAGGATTCCACTAATGTTAACCCACATTCATCGGCAACACCTGATACATCAGCTGTGCCAGGGAATCATCATCATGCATCTCCTCATTTTACTCCAGTGCCATTCCCACATTACGTGCCGTACTCGCAGTATTACATGATGCCCCCCAATCACGCCACCGCCTCAGGCTGGCAATATTATGGACACCCATCTATGATGCCGTATCCACCTTATCCAACACCGTCTGTGTACTTTCCATCAGACGCCCCAACACTATTACCACATTCTCCATCATCATTGCGCTCACCTTtgagtgaaaaattacctGAGTCTGACAAAAAATTACCTGAGTCTGACAAAAAATCGGAGCAGCGTCATACGATGACTTCTGCTAAGCCATCGATCTATGAAAACGTCAGACCACCACCGATCCTAACTTCAAAAAACGACTTCCAAAATTGGGTAAAGTTTTACATCAAGTTCTTACAAAATTCCAATCTGGGTGATATTCTTCCGACTGAAAACGGCAAAGCCTCACGTCAAATGACGTATCAAGAACATACCTTTATGTACAAcacttttcaaatgtttGCTCCTTATCAATTCTTACCAACTTGGGttaaagatattttgaCAACAGACTACACAGACATCTTGAAGATTCTTTCTAaaagtattgaaaaatcaaaagacGAAAATCAAGATTTACATGATTTGAATGCCATTACTAATCTGAAATATGACGGAAGTATACCCGCAGACCAATTCGAAAGCGTCGTTACAAATCTTATTGAAAGACTAAACAAGAACGGCCATAACATTACCGAAAAATTAGGTTGTGCCCTCATCAGACAAGGACTTTCTGGCAAATATGAATCTTTACGTTTAGGACAtcgatatcaaagaaatacGACTATTGCTGAGTTACTACTCGATATCGAAGACATTTACACAGCACAGCaggaattgaaaataagCAGGCATAATGCTCCGAGACCTTATAgtgataataaaaacacTACTCGTACATATCCAACTTCAAATGATGCTAGAGTTGTAACTCGCAATTCTAAGACAACCAATCAAAAGCCTAGGACAGCCAGAGTTCGTGACGTTGCTACAACCAATTCCTTCAGAGATCATAGTTCGAACACCAAACAAACATATGATAATTCTTCTAGAGCTAATGACGCCTCTTttgacactttgaatctgTTTATAATTAGcagtttagtaagttgtaataattaa